The Microplitis demolitor isolate Queensland-Clemson2020A chromosome 8, iyMicDemo2.1a, whole genome shotgun sequence genome has a segment encoding these proteins:
- the LOC103572373 gene encoding 5-hydroxytryptamine receptor 1-like: protein MEGKELNTETTWLQTPTTTQDPEDFFQGFPGKNSSFTALQAIAIALILGVIVIGTVIGNILVCVAVCLVRKLRRPCNYLLVSLAVSDLCVAILVMPMALLYEILGSWSFGPILCDLWVSFDVLSCTASILNLCMISVDRYWAITKPLEYGVKRTPRRMITCVGLVWLGAACISLPPLLILGNEHKFVMGAWHCDVCQNFGYQIYATLGSFYIPLFVMIQVYYKIFCAARKIVLEERRAQRHLEAHCNLEIEPPVDHTSIINRPLNTDSQTAHNTPTIKQHRSSSASTTCSGHAVKCFAGGPRKSNESQCPMLIKTEKTVVSSSTTLTNTPGNNKSTTVRNHLNSTCSVSSSSHQKKLRFQLAKERKASTTLGIIMTAFTVCWLPFFVLALVRPFLSDPKAIPKSLSSLFLWLGYCNSLLNPIIYATLNRDFRKPFREILCCRCSNLNNMMREEFYQSQYGDPVNNYVIKPCDDNNDDNDDDSEHPGHNHACESVSLAVNPANESFL, encoded by the exons ATGGAGGGGAAGGAATTGAATACGGAAACAACTTGGCTACAGACGCCGACTACAACTCAAGATCCCGAGGACTTTTTTCAGGGATTCCCAGGAAAAAATTCCTCATTCACAGCTCTtcag GCAATAGCAATAGCCCTGATACTGGGCGTTATCGTGATAGGAACGGTGATAGGTAACATTTTGGTCTGTGTGGCGGTATGCCTTGTCAGAAAGCTGCGGCGACCCTGCAACTACCTACTTGTCAGTCTTGCGGTGAGTGACCTCTGCGTTGCTATTTTGGTGATGCCGATGGCCCTTCTCTACGAAATACTCGGCAGCTGGTCATTCGGTCCCATTTTATGCGACCTATGGGTCAGCTTCGATGTGCTCAGTTGCACAGCCAGTATTCTCAATCTTTGTATGATATCTGTGGACAG GTACTGGGCTATAACAAAACCCCTAGAGTATGGGGTAAAGAGGACACCACGGCGTATGATAACATGCGTTGGATTAGTCTGGTTGGGTGCTGCATGCATAAGTCTTCCGCCACTGCTAATACTCGGGAACGAGCACAAATTCGTAATGGGCGCTTGGCACTGTGACGTCTGTCAAAACTTTGGCTATCAGATTTACGCGACTCTTGGTAGTTTTTACATTCCTCTCTTCGTTATGATCCAA GTATACTACAAAATATTTTGCGCGGCTCGTAAAATAGTCCTGGAAGAACGACGAGCTCAGCGTCACCTTGAGGCGCACTGCAACTTGGAGATAGAACCGCCCGTGGACCACACAAGTATTATTAATCGACCGCTTAATACAGACAGTCAAACTGCACACAACACTCCAACGATCAAACAACACCGCAGCTCAAGCGCTTCGACAACG TGTAGTGGGCATGCAGTAAAATGTTTCGCGGGCGGTCCCAGAAAAAGTAACGAGTCGCAGTGTCCGATGTTAATAAAGACTGAAAAAACGGTTGTCTCGTCATCGACGACGCTAACAAACACACCTGGCAACAACAAGTCAACGACAGTAAGGAACCATTTGAATAGTACCTGCAGCGTATCAAGTTCTTCGCATCAGAAAAAGCTCCGGTTTCAATTGGCCAAGGAACGGAAAGCCAGCACAACCCTCGGTATCATAATGACTGCCTTCACCGTATGCTGGTTACCATTTTTTGTTCTTGCCCTAGTTAGACCCTTTCTATCAGATCCTAAGGCTATTCCTAAATCCCTGTCAAGCCTTTTTCTTTGGCTCGGCTATTGTAATAGCCTGCTCAATCCTATTATCTATGCCACCCTCAATAGAGACTTCCGCAAACCCTTTCGTGAGATACTCTGTTGCCGGTGCAGTAATCTCAATAACATGATGAGGGAGGAGTTTTACCAGAGCCAATACGGCGATcctgttaataattatgttattaaGCCTTGTGATGATAACAATGACGATAACGATGATGACAGTGAGCACCCTGGTCACAACCATGCCTGCGAATCTGTCAGTCTCGCTGTCAATCCTGCTAACGAGAGTTTTCTATGA